One genomic window of Notamacropus eugenii isolate mMacEug1 chromosome 6, mMacEug1.pri_v2, whole genome shotgun sequence includes the following:
- the WFS1 gene encoding wolframin — protein sequence MEPDPSPPSPSHLQPQHGRSQLNAAAASEPREDVKDQRRGPLSGDVASSSPPTAPVTPAAPATPAAPAARRPTSQERVEKNEMTKEEIEISFEEILEKAKAGDPKAQTEVGKHYLKLADDADEELNNCSAVDWLILAAKQGRREAVKLLRRCLADRRGITSENEQEVKKLSSETDLERAVRKAALVMYWKLNPKKKKQVAVSELLENVGQVNEQDGGKQPGPIPKSIQKQRRMLERLVSSESKNYVALDDFVEITKKYAKGIIPSSLFLQDDDDDDLAGKSPEDLPLRLKVVKYPLHAIMEIKEYLIDMASKAGMHWLSTIIPTHHINALIFFFIISNLTIDFFAFFIPLVIFYLSFISMVICTLKVFQDSKAWENFRTLTDLLLRFEPNLDVEQAEVNFGWNHLEPYVHFLLSVFFVIFSFPIASKEWIPCSELAVISIFFTVTSYMSLSTSAEPYTRRALVVEVTAGLLSVLKTLPVDWHYLKFLGQTFFTVPIGHFVILNVSVPCFLFMYLFYLFFRMAQLRNFKGTYCYLVPYLVCFMWCELSVVILLESSGLGLIRASIGYFLFLFALPILAVGIALMCIVQFSRWFISLELTKIMVTMVLCSIPLLLRWWTKANFSVVEMVKSLTKSSIVKLILVWITAIVLFCWFYVYRSEGMKVYNSTLTWQQYGFLCGPRSWKETNMARTQILCSHLEGHRVTWTGRFKYVRVTDIDNSAESAINMLPFFIGDWMRCLYGEAYPSCLPGNISTAEEELCRLKYLAKHECHIKKFDRYKFEITVGMPYSKLGNKTIEEDDITKDIVLRASSEFKNILLNLRQGSIIEFSTILEGRLGSKWPVFELKAISCLNCMAQLAPARRHVKIEHDWRSTVHGAIKFVFDFFFSPFLSAA from the exons agatgacgaaagaggaaatagaaatatcCTTTGAAGAAATTCTGGAAAAGGCCAAGGCAGGAGACCCCAAGGCACAGACAGAG GTGGGGAAACACTACCTGAAATTAGCAGATGATGCAGATGAAGAACTCAATAACTGCAGTGCTGTGGACTGGCTAATTCTTGCTGCAAAGCAAGGCCGGCGAGAGGCTGTCAAGCTGCTACGTCGATGCCTGGCAGACAGAAGAG GCATCACGTCGGAAAATGAGCAGGAAGTGAAAAAATTGTCCTCAGAGACCGATTTAGAGAGGGCTGTGCGAAAAGCTGCCTTAGTCATGTATTGGAAACTCaacccaaagaagaaaaaacaggtGGCAGTTTCAGAGCTTCTAGAGAATGTTGGCCAAGTCAATGAACAAG ATGGTGGAAAGCAGCCTGGCCCCATTCCAAAATCAATCCAGAAACAGAGAAGAATGCTGGAGCGGTTAGTCAGCAGTGAAT CTAAGAACTATGTCGCCCTGGATGACTTTGTTGAAATAACCAAGAAGTATGCCAAGGGAATCATCCCCAGCAGCCTTTTTCtgcaggatgatgatgatgatgacctgGCAGGGAAGAGCCCAGAAGACCTCCCCTTGCGCCTGAAG gtTGTGAAATACCCACTTCATGCCATCATGGAAATCAAAGAGTATCTGATCGACATGGCTTCTAAAGCAGGCATGCACTGGCTCTCCACTATAATCCCAACCCATCACATCAATGCTCTcatctttttcttcatcatcagCAACCTGACAATcgatttttttgcatttttcatcCCATTAGTCATCTTTTACCTGTCTTTCATTTCCATGGTGATCTGCACTTTGAAGGTTTTTCAAGACAGTAAGGCCTGGGAGAACTTTCGAACCCTCACTGACTTACTGTTGCGCTTTGAGCCCAATTTGGATGTCGAGCAAGCCGAGGTTAACTTTGGCTGGAACCACTTAGAGCCCTATGTCCACTTTCTGTTGTCTGTgttctttgtcattttctctttccctataGCCAGCAAAGAGTGGATCCCTTGCTCTGAGCTGgctgtcatttccattttcttcaccGTGACAAGTTACATGAGTTTGAGTACTTCGGCCGAGCCTTACACCCGAAGAGCATTGGTGGTTGAAGTCACTGCTGGCTTGCTCTCTGTATTGAAGACTTTGCCTGTCGATTGGCACTACCTGAAATTCCTTGGTCAAACGTTTTTTACTGTCCCCATAGGTCACTTTGTCATACTGAATGTGAGCGTCCCATGTTTCCTATTTATGTATCTCTTTTACCTCTTCTTTAGGATGGCCCAGCTGAGGAATTTCAAAGGTACTTATTGCTACTTGGTCCCTTACTTGGTGTGTTTCATGTGGTGTGAACTGTCTGTTGTCATTCTGCTTGAGTCCTCTGGTCTTGGTCTTATCCGAGCATCAATtggctattttctcttcctctttgccCTTCCAATTCTGGCAGTTGGCATTGCCTTGATGTGCATTGTCCAGTTTTCTAGATGGTTTATCTCCTTGGAGCTCACTAAAATCATGGTCACCATGGTGCTGTGCAGCATACCCCTGCTCTTACGCTGGTGGACAAAAGCCAACTTCTCTGTGGTTGAGATGGTGAAGTCCTTAACCAAGAGCTCCATCGTCAAGCTTATCCTTGTGTGGATCACAGCCATTGTGCTCTTCTGTTGGTTCTATGTCTATCGATCAGAAGGAATGAAGGTCTACAACTCAACTTTGACCTGGCAACAGTACGGCTTCCTGTGTGGACCCCGGTCCTGGAAGGAAACCAACATGGCACGCACACAGATTTTGTGTAGCCATCTGGAAGGACACAGGGTCACGTGGACAGGGCGATTCAAATATGTCAGGGTTACCGATATTGATAACAGTGCCGAGTCTGCGATAAACATGCTCCCATTCTTCATCGGAGACTGGATGAGGTGCTTATATGGCGAGGCCTACCCCAGCTGCCTCCCTGGAAACATTAGCACTGCAGAAGAAGAGCTCTGTCGGCTCAAGTATCTTGCCAAACACGAGTGCCACATTAAAAAGTTTGATAGGTACAAGTTTGAAATAACAGTGGGCATGCCCTACAGCAAACTTGGAAACAAGACCATTGAGGAAGACGACATTACCAAAGATATTGTACTGAGGGCCAGCAGTGAGTTTAAAAACATCTTGCTCAACCTGAGACAGGGCAGCATTATTGAGTTTAGCACGATTCTAGAAGGTCGGCTCGGCAGCAAGTGGCCGGTCTTTGAATTGAAGGCAATCAGCTGTCTCAATTGCATGGCCCAACTTGCCCCCGCAAGGCGGCACGTGAAGATCGAACATGACTGGAGAAGCACTGTACATGGCGCCATTAAATTTgtgtttgattttttcttctctcccttcttatcaGCAGCTTGA